One genomic segment of Epinephelus fuscoguttatus linkage group LG19, E.fuscoguttatus.final_Chr_v1 includes these proteins:
- the tnfsf14 gene encoding tumor necrosis factor ligand superfamily member 14, translated as MSQCDYPSAYVVDTHATRPPLPPRLNQGRQRGKAMQTVLIMLVALALSGMAIEACFIYHLYQQESAASASASKIIADQAMTPTKTPSLIMPPSKPLAHLTDGQDVHHDNEIMAWSMNAEPPLYGMKYIDNSLIIQQEGYYHIYSKVFFHDTGFFNHSIHRKTERYPGKSIPLLVSRKYSEQSSRVRSNSYLGGVFHLTKDDALFVKVSNTSKIVRHKYFENTFGAYML; from the exons CTTCTGCATACGTGGTGGACACCCATGCCACCCGGCCTCCACTGCCACCCAGGCTGAATCAGGGGCGACAGCGTGGTAAGGCAATGCAGACCGTGCTGATCATGCTCGTGGCATTGGCTTTGAGCGGCATGGCCATAGAGGCTTGCTTCATCTACCACCTCTACCAACAGGAATCA GCCGCCTCAGCATCAGCCTCCAAGATCATTGCAG ATCAAGCCATGACACCAACTAAAACTCCCAGTCTTATTATGCCTCCTTCCAAACCGCTTGCACATCTGACAG acGGACAAGACGTACATCATGACAATGAAATCATGGCATGGAGCATGAATGCAGAGCCTCCCCTTTATGGAATGAAGTACATAGACAACAGTCTCATCATTCAGCAGGAGGGCTATTACCACATCTATTCCAAGGTGTTCTTCCACGACACTGGTTTTTTCAACCATTCTATTCATCGGAAAACTGAGCGGTACCCTGGGAAAAGCATCCCCCTCCTGGTGTCCAGAAAATACTCAGAGCAGTCCAGCAGAGTACGATCCAACAGTTACCTGGGTGGGGTGTTTCACCTCACCAAAGACGATGCGCTTTTTGTGAAAGTGAGCAACACCTCAAAAATCGTGCGTCACAAATACTTCGAGAACACTTTCGGCGCGTATATGTTATAA